Genomic DNA from Acanthopagrus latus isolate v.2019 chromosome 2, fAcaLat1.1, whole genome shotgun sequence:
tccGGGGCCCCGCTGTTCCCAGTGACCTGGTTCTGATTGGAGACCATGCCTTTCCTTTGGCAATGAACAGCCAAGGCCAGGTCCTGATGGCTGCCTCTCTGTACGGCAGTGGAAGGATTGTGGTCCTGGGTCATGAGGCCTACCTGACTGCCTGTCCTGCTCTGGTAGAGAACGCTCTGACCTGGCTGCGAGGAGATGGATCTGACAACTTGTCTGTTGGCGTCCACAACAACGTCAGGGCAGTTGCTGATAACCTCAGTAGATCCAGCTTCAAAGCTGAAGTTGTGGGGGCCTTTAGTAAAAATCTGGGGGTGGGAGTGTATGTGACTGATGCCTACAGCGTGGGTGCACATGTGGATCTGGTGGCGTTTAtgaaagctggaggaggagtgcTGATAGCGGGGCAGGCGTGGAGCTGGGCTGGAGCTCATCCCAAGGAGAACACGCTGCTTCTGTTTGATGGAAACAAGGTTTCTGGTGTGGCAGGGATCTACTTTTCTGACCGTCACAGTGAGGTAGAGTGCCTGCCTGTCTACCCACAGATCCCTTCATCCTGGATGTCTGTAGTGTGagtgtattcttttttttcaatgcacTTCTGAAAAGATTTGAAGTTGTAAAATAACTGCACTTCTGTCAAACATAAAACTTCAAGTAAGATCTTAAGCATAGGACAACAGGAAGACTCTACAGCCATGTCAGTGGTTCtatgtgtttgcatttaaatAGGGTCCCAGAGATGTGCATACCAAATGCCATAGCAAGCCATGCAACGGTGgtgaagacacaaacaaatgaaaatatcaacatCATAGTGGCATTACAGGAAAATTAAGACTGTCATTTGATTGTCGCCAAAGTCAGCAGGACTCATCCTGTAATCACCATGAAAGCCTGCACAAACTTTATAGCAGTCCATTAAATAGTGGTTGAGATATTCCAGTCTGGATGTGGTGGACTAACAAAACAGATGATGGACAGACCAATATTGCCGACGGCATTAGCAGACAATAGCCTAACAAGGATGAGTACAACTTTTACTGAAGTGGAAATTCCCTTTTGCCACCTCTCATCTCCCTCCGTGCCTCCTTCTTGCTTCTGTTTCTCcatctttaagaaaaaagatGGTCAGAGGTTGGTAAAGGCGACAGGATTGGAGCTTATCCAATATATGGGTTACTAAGaaaactgttcattttcatAAATTTAGAAGACAATTTATCATGAAGTATGCCTTTttcaataaaagcagaaatgacaCACGACACATTCGATGTAGCACCCTACCTTGATGTAGCACTGGTGCCTgagacagaatgaaagagaaTAAACTGTATTGCTCACACTTGACACCTCTttctcaccctcctcttccttcttccaTGTTTAGAATCGGTAAGGATTTTGAGGATGACTTGGAGTTCTTACTCCAGGGGATCTCAAACTTTGATCTCAAGGCTGCATCACTTTCTGAGGTTCTGGTCCATGGCCCGCTAGCCTTCCCAATTGGTACCACCAAGGGTGGACAAGCGTTCTTGGCAGGAGCCTACTATGGGCAGGGACGGGTTATTGTGATCACACATGAAGGACTTTTCAATTGGGAGGTACGGTCTGGACCagtgaatgatgttttttgGAGATTTTAGTAACAGCATACTTCATCACAAGTGTTCATCCCTCCAGTAGAGGTCAGGAGACTAGCATACACTTTACTACGATcctttatattgtttgtttgttcttttttaattttcatttctaCCCTTCCGAAAATCAAATATAGTACATTTTCTGGGAGCTCAATTGGGAAATATCAGTTAGATGAAATAACCAAATGAGAACATCTGGTTTTGGCTTGTCAAGTGAATTTACGTCTTAACAAATCATCTGATTCATTTGTGACCCCCAGCTGTTGCTATGTGTAGTGTGTTAAACAACGGGTCATGTACTTAAATTGCCATATGTTTTTCACATGATTAacactgctttctgtttttgataACCATTATCACAGACACTGGCTCCATTTTGGATCAATGCTATTCGCTGGTTGGATGAAGGCCGGCAGGGGGTTGTTGGTTTGGTGCCAGGCTTCGACCAAGCCAGGGAACACTTTAGCAAGTCAGGGTTAAAGTGTGAGTCAACATACTTCAGGGAAgacctgagtgtgtttgtgtgctcattGTATAATGATGGTCAAGCGGAGAAAATCCAAGAATTTGTAGCAGAAGGAGGAGGCCTGCTGATTGGTGGACACTGCTGGCACTGGGCACAGACACACCCTGGGCAAAACCCATTAACTGATTTTGCAGGTATGATAATGAGCCACAAGAGTTTCATTCTATACTGCCATTTTCAGTTATAGTCTGTAATAATGtatgtattatatttttttaagggatcatgttaaatgttaaatataaatattactgtttactgttttgtaGCAGAGTAACCTTAAATCTTATTTTCACCTACAGTCTCTCAGCAAGTCATCATTAAAACAAGCACAGTGACAGAACACTACAACAAAGTAGTCAAACAGGACTCGTAGTACAAAGTTACATTCATTCTAGTGACTGTGAACAATGACACATACCATAGACAGACCTGAACTACAGGTACAGCAACATTATATTGACTTCCACAGTACAGAGTGGAAGTTAGAACACAGGCTTGGAGTAAGTCATGAAAGACATAGACCTTCTGGTGAATGTATCAAAAGAAGACAAACTATTACTAATGACATAAGAGGCCCTCAAAAACTTACAAAAGGTGTTGTATATATCACCACCAAATGACTAATACCTTAAACCAGGCAAAACACTTGCACTTTCTTTCAGGGAACAAGATCCTGAACAAAATGGGCTTGAGTGTGTTGGGCAACATCATTTGGGGAGGTGTCCATGAGGCCCCTGAGCCCAGCCGGGCCATCAAAGACACCTACCACTTCCGCCACCTTCTGAACCGCTTTGCTAGTCATGTAGCCCAGGGGCAGGAACTTACACAGCATGAGGAGGAATGCCTTAAAAAACTGGGTTCGGACTGTGCCACCTACTTGCACATGGAGGCTCGTGATTGCTCCACCCACAAACAGGTGGTGTCCACCATCACTGACCTCATAAAGAAGTCGGACATTCCACAGGTGGGCAGTGAATGACTTTATTGTCTATTGTCTTTATTGTCCTTGAAATAAGGAAGCTCTGCTTTGTTCAGTGACCCTCTACATCAAAGCTGGAGGGGCAATTAATATCACATTATCTAGCTCAAATAAGTGTGCCATATAAACAACCAGAAATATGATCAATAAATGTCTGCATGGGTGCTGATGTTGTGATATTGTCAGCAAGCTctctttaaaatatgtattgttAATATTCAAGGTGCGTGGCAGTTACCCTGTGAAGACTCCCAAAGACCACCTGCTCCTCAATGTGGGGGCAGAGGTCTACAAGGTCTGCCCAGATCCCGATGCCCTCCTGCCCTATCTCATCAAGAATAACCCCTTGTTGCCAGTTGTCTACAACTACAGAATCAAGATTAATACAAAAACAGGAGGTCAGACCACACTCTTATGGGTTAAAGCATGACAGAATTTCAAGATTATTTTGTAATtgcagttctgttttttttccactgacatAATTTGTGTGCAGAACTGAATATAGTGAAGCCATTTTTTGCAGCTTGGTCTAGTGATTTAttttagaagcattttttttgttatagcCTATGTATAGAATATCTCTTTACAGGCTCTGACAACATAAAGTCAAAAATCTGGTATCTGTGGCTGTCACCTGTGTTAAACAATctcattttattcaaatgaaattaTATATTGGACCAGAATCTTCCACAGGGCTCTCCATGGATGTACTGCTAAAGCCAATAGCGAGTTAGTCGTAtaagaatggcagagaaagtgcagccaaAATGTCCCAAATCTAGCATTCTGACCTCACAGCGATGAGTACTGAcatgagttttttttgtgtagaTGAATGGAACAATTTGACGCTTCAGAGTCCAATTTTACCAACCCGAGCTTTGATCTGCCTCAttgtggcaacaaaataaagatcttgtggttgtgtgtgtgtcaggaggagaagagtggATCAGTACAGGCCTCTACCTCTCTCCTGGTATGAAGACCTACATATCCCTACCAGAAGAGATTGTCAACAAGGGATGGCAGGTAGAGTGCATAAAATCATATAATTTTCCCCTCATGCTCCCCCCAGAGATGTCAGCAGTCCCAAACCCCAACCCCTGTCATTATCTTGCATCCTTTTATTCATATAGTATAACATATGTCTTCCTCAGATACAGATCGGCTGTCAGACAGACTATCTCAACCATACAGAGTTGAAGAGAGCACCGCGTGTTCATGAGCGATTTCCTGTGACCTCAAACATGATGCAGGTGTGGAACCTGTGGGGGGGACTCATCTACCTGTTGGCCCCGCCCAAAACACAAGTGGAGGGCCTAGAGGTCACAGTGCAGATGGCTGTACCTGCACCATATTATAAATCTGGTGAGTGTGTGGTGGGTGAAAAGAAAAGGTGTGTAGTGATTGTTGTTCTTTAAAGTTGAGAATAatgttgattaaattaaatatatttttttttactatcattaaaaatgtttgaaaagataCCTCAAACAAAAGTTGGAAATTATTGTATACATGTAATTATTGAAGCTCAAGCTTGAACACACgtccttttgttcttttcaggTGTGACAACAGCAGCCCAGTGGTCGCTGCTGCGCACAGCTCCTTCTCCCTGGGCTGAGTTGGAGTTTGACAACATCATCCTCACGGTGCCATCAGAATCAGTTCGGAACCTGGACCGCCCTGATGAGTTGGCGACACTTTGGAATGACATCATGAGGGGCATAGCTGACCTGGCTGTCATACCACACAAATTTCCCCGCAAAGAGCGCTTTGTAGCAGATGTGCAGATTTCACATGGTAAGTGTTTGAATTTCACACTGCATCTGTTTCTTATTTGCTTTGTGCATAGTATATGCAGTCAGTTGAAATAAATCACCTGGACTCTGAGGAACATCATATGACATTGGGTGTATAATGCTATTGATTTGTAAATTCACCATTTATAAGAGCTAGCTTAAAGTTCATTTGCATCACATTGGACAAACTAGTTCACAGTAATTCTTTTACAGTCCTTTATATTCTTCTCTATCATTCTTAGCAGTAACAAAGTAATGTTAACATGTTACTAATTCGATTTCAGAGCTAAAATTGCATTTGCTATGTCAAGTAATGTGTTATCACCCAACCTATGACATCAAAATTGTCATATACAACATATTAAGACATTGATATTTATTAGTCGGAAATGTGTTGTTACCATTCACTAAATATTGTTTGCCCACCATAGACAAAGAGCTCTCAAGATTTGTTTCTCCATCCAGGTTGGATGCATGCAGGTTATCCCATCATGATACATGACACCTCAGTAGGTGAACTGATCGACTTCAACAATGCAAGGACTAAAGGCATTTGGGGCCCCATCCATGAGCTGGGACACAAccagcagagaggctgctgggagtTCCCATCACACACTACAGAGTGTACATGCAACCTGTGGTCAGTGTATGTGCATGAAGAAGTGCTGGGGATCAACAGGGCACAGGTGGAGTAACTGACTTGAGATCATTGGCAACAGCAAACTAGTCTTGAGGGGTATTGTGAGTTTTTATATAAATAGATGCTGCAAAAGACAGCTCCTTTTATCTTATGTTCAGAAAAGTATTTGGTTTTCACTGGGATTACATAGTTTTACAATTGTGACATTTCATCTTGTGCAATGCAGGCTCATCCAGCCATGACTTTAGCTGGTCGAAATGCTCGAGCAGCAGAGTACATCAAGGGGGGCAGGAAACTCAGTGACTGGGACACGTGGGTGGCCCTGGAGACATATTTGCAGGTGAGGTTTTAAATGCTCACCTACACAccacacaaatataaatgtttaatagaGTGAGGACActggtgttttatttcacatattccTCTACCTCTGTCTGCTTCCATGTAGCTCCAGGAGAAGTTTGGCTGGGATGCCTTTAAGAAGGTGTTTGCTGCCTACCACAAGATGAGCAACTTTCCCCATGACAACAAAGGAAAGATGAACCTGTACGCTGAGACTTTCTCCCAGATTGTGAAGATGAACCTGGCAGGATTCTTTAAGGCCTGGGGTTGGCCCATCGAAACTGCCACTGAGGAGAAACTCTCCAGCCTGCCACCCTGGAGTGACCACCCCATGACCCAGTTTGACTGAACTgcacaccgctgctgctgcttacaaGTGTAGAGAGAGATGTGGTTCAATGAGTGACAAATTGTTAAAATACAGATTATAGATTATAACAGGTAATAGATTATTCAGTGGGAAATTCAATAAACTGACttttgtttctatttctgttttgtgtatTATTGTATCATATTTTTTGCCATATGttaaacaggagaggagagttacATCTTTAATCAGATCCATACAACTTTTAAATCAGTTAGATTTAATTGTAGATATTTTATAGACAGTTTTACTTGAAAATGAGGGATTTATAACTCTGCTTCAGTTTAACTCTCACATGTAGCTGCCTCATATCTGCTTCTGGACCTTCTGCTTCACTTCACCTGTTTCAGTTACTAGCACTTAACACTAACACTGTAACCTGAGCTGTATTAGGAGGAAactgtcacaacttcagccagactttttcatctgtctgtttcctgttttctcctcactaactctcatgtcatttcagaccctgcctctccccactgctctgcattacctgttggtttgatccacctgatctgctccacccccttactcacctgctcctcgtcagctaatcagccccctcagtatttctactgagcctgttccctcagttctttgccagattgtctagtgTGTTTACCTAGCTCTCCAGCGTTCTGTATTTTGCTTCTGATCCTACCTGCTTGTGATTCGACCTGccttttggactttggactctccctcttgcctgctCCCTTTGGATTTGTTTGCTTCGCTGACTGACTACCTGGTTTGACCTTCgcttgaaattaaaacattcttttgcaactgaactgtttgtttgtgtcgtGCTATTGGGTTcctgcctgccattttgtgaagTCTGATAGAAACCTAATTTCACAGGAACAGTACAAATCATTTATAACAAATTTGTATaagtttttacattatttttgcTCTACTGCCATATGTTAATACTACATCTAACAGGAAGTGAATCAAGCTAATTAAGATGAGCACTTTTATTTCTCTACACTGATATTTGCCTTTACTGTCaatgtaaaaaatacaataataaacattaaCCTTTACCCTGCTACTACTTTTTTGGTCATCCATTTGTTCCTGAATATAGCTAGTGAAGCATTAGAGTCAAATATGTGGTAATATACTCCATATGTTCATGTTCAAGTGAACACAATGATAGCACAACATGGAAGGATGAAGAATGATCATTTTCAAAGGTTATACAACGTTAATGTGAAATGTCAGTGCAAAAACACCTGAACAATTTCTTTCACTGTTCCCTCATCTAATCTTTtctcttgctgctgctgtcaaagAGCTCCCCCCTTGGTTGAGTGGAGAACTACCTCATACGTGAACAGTCtcaaataatgaagaaatggTTCCCAGCTGGAACCATAAATAGGTTTTCCTTCACCTGAAGTGAGAACTTAAGCCACAAATCCTGATAGACTGAATGATCATCTGTGCTTATCAACATGTGCAAACACGAGCTAAGCATGTACTAACAAGCTGGTTTTCTAGCTAGTCGTCACAAAATTAGTGATCACGAgatgtgtttgtgatgctgtGTGGAGATAACATTGAAAGAATGATATGttattaataatgtattttattatacaTAACTATATAAGTgaatttgaacacattttacactaAAACATTGCCTTTTTTAATCAAAGATTGTACATTTGTGAATATCACACTAGACTATATATAGTACTGTTTTCCATGGGCGTAGCCGTCATTTCAGAAGTGAGGGGGACAAATTGTTCAGAGATCTATTGAGTGATTCATCATCCTCTCACATTCAGTTGCACCTCTCCTTAGTGGCTAAAGAACCACAtaaccacaaacagcacagtACCAGGGGACCAACTTCAGGTCTTTATAATTATATACTATCAAAAtctaaaatcacatttaaaatagGGGGAACGCATCCTGACAGCTTGGCATACTACagtcagatactgttccccctctgcTGAATATGAATCGAGgctcacacatctttcaaattcatactcctgacttctttccccacaacagataagtcctgtgattttcaggctgATATCGTTTGAGTTTCAAGACTCTCAATTAACTCCATGTTGTCTCTTGTCCTGCAAGGGAAATGAATCCAGTCGTTTACCatgaaatttaatttaattttgtattcACTGAACTGAATAATAATTCTATATTCTAAAAAGTaagttcatttttttctattgttattTAAGTCTTTAATGCTTATCTGAAcctcctttcattttgaacagagggggaacagtacCTGACAGTAATATGCCAAGCTGTCATGATGTGCTTTAGCTGCTATAATGGAGCTGGATTTAagacaaatatgataaaatagcAATTTATATTTAGCCTATAAATGAATGAGCACATTTTCTACCAGAATAcataatatttgaaatgaaaagtctctcacaaatgtaatatagttgtagttgttgttggtTGCGTTAAtagacataaaaagaaaataatatgtGCTGTTGTCCCAGTTTAAAAATATAACTAGACAGTCATGAAATTTGGATTTCATTTCTACAACAGCTTCAGCTAAAACTtgctaaaaaaaagtcagtttttaaCCTTCGCTTTCTCCACAGTGCCTCTGTGTTACGAGCACAACTGCTCGTGGGcgagcttttttttccttcgccCTTCAGGCCATTTTGAATGGGGGCAGGAAACAAATCTACGAGAAAACAGAACTTGATAATGTGTGTAAAAAGTGCAGGGGACAGAGGGCACTGATACGGGAAGTGTGGGGGACATGTCCCCCACGTACCCCGCATCCGCTTTGGTCTTCTTGTTTTAAGGtgtttataaagtttttcactttattcattGACTAAAATGCAGACCTAATTTTATCTACTCTGTACTTTAGCCAGATCATCAGGAGACCACCATCAGATGCACACTGTGCTCCAAAACActtttgggtttgttgttgTATCAGAATTCTAATTTTGCCAGAAAAATGCTTACAGTGAAATCACCTGATAGATGTGCAGATACTAGTAGAGACTATCTTGTATGATCCTCTTACCATCAAATAAATGATAACATGGAGTCTGTGTCACTTTATTGAATATACTGTATCAGATTTATCAACATAAAACCTTAATAGTTCTCCTCAAGAGATAAATTCatgaatgtgacatttcacaGTCAGTACATTATATCATCTTCTCACCATCTGGACAAACAGGTTTCTCAGTCACTGCCAGGGTGTGTCCCTGTTTAAGCCACATACAAAACCAATGGTCtatcaaaacagacacagactgttGGCAGACGAGTGTTGTGATGTGTAACCTCCCTCTTAAGTCCCTCCCCTGATTGTTTGTACCCTTTTCACTGAAATACTTCCGCCTTCTCTTGCTGTCATTTATATTCGCTCTTATCTCCCGTCTGAACTTGTTCTTGGTGGGTTGACTGCTCGGGAAACTATTGTTCAAATTATACACGCAGGAAGGAAACTTAACTTCCAGGTAAAAATGTAACTATCTGCGTTATGTTGGTTTTGTTATCTGTACCTTGTTACAGGACTGAAAGTTTGTCTCTGAAGCTGAAGTTGTAGATTGACAGCTTGTTCTTCTACATATATTGATATAGATGTGTAACATAAGGAGAAAGCCGTCAGCAgtacttttaatttgttttaaccATCAACTCTCTTTCTGTTCCTGCAGGACAGCCTGGCTGATACAGCAGACATCATCAGATACCAATTGTTAAAGCTAATGTTCTAATGCAGTTTACATTGGACTCAGCATAATTTTCTTTTGCTCCACCTTCCTTGTCATCCAGTCCCTCAAAGCATCGATCCTTCTCACCATGTCCAACCAGCCCACTCAGAACCAGCATGAAGCGACCTACCTGTCTCTGATGAGAGgcctgagagagctggacctccGGGGCCCCGCTGTTCCCAGTGACCTGGTTCTGATTGGAGACCATGCCTTTCCTTTGGCAATGAACAGCCAAGGCCAGGTCCTGATGGCTGCCTCTCTGTACGGCAGTGGAAGGATTGTGGTCCTGGGTCATGAGGCCTACCTGACCGCCTTTCCTGCTCTGGTAGAGAACGCTCTGACCTGGCTGCGAGGAGATGGATCTGACAACTTGTCTGTTGGCGTCCACAACAACGTCAGGGCAGTTGCTGATAACCTCAGTAGATCCAGCTTCAAAGCTGAAGTTGTGGGGGCCTTTAGTAAAAATCTGGGGGTGGGAGTGTATGTGACTGATGCCTACAGCGTGGGTGCACATGTGGATCTGGTGGCGTTTAtgaaagctggaggaggagtgcTGATAGCGGG
This window encodes:
- the LOC119031709 gene encoding TRPM8 channel-associated factor homolog, with protein sequence MSNQPTQSQHEVYLSLMRGLRELDLRGPAVPSDLVLIGDHAFPLAMNSQGQVLMAASLYGSGRIVVLGHEAYLTACPALVENALTWLRGDGSDNLSVGVHNNVRAVADNLSRSSFKAEVVGAFSKNLGVGVYVTDAYSVGAHVDLVAFMKAGGGVLIAGQAWSWAGAHPKENTLLLFDGNKVSGVAGIYFSDRHSEVECLPVYPQIPSSWMSVVIGKDFEDDLEFLLQGISNFDLKAASLSEVLVHGPLAFPIGTTKGGQAFLAGAYYGQGRVIVITHEGLFNWETLAPFWINAIRWLDEGRQGVVGLVPGFDQAREHFSKSGLKCESTYFREDLSVFVCSLYNDGQAEKIQEFVAEGGGLLIGGHCWHWAQTHPGQNPLTDFAGNKILNKMGLSVLGNIIWGGVHEAPEPSRAIKDTYHFRHLLNRFASHVAQGQELTQHEEECLKKLGSDCATYLHMEARDCSTHKQVVSTITDLIKKSDIPQVRGSYPVKTPKDHLLLNVGAEVYKVCPDPDALLPYLIKNNPLLPVVYNYRIKINTKTGGGEEWISTGLYLSPGMKTYISLPEEIVNKGWQIQIGCQTDYLNHTELKRAPRVHERFPVTSNMMQVWNLWGGLIYLLAPPKTQVEGLEVTVQMAVPAPYYKSGVTTAAQWSLLRTAPSPWAELEFDNIILTVPSESVRNLDRPDELATLWNDIMRGIADLAVIPHKFPRKERFVADVQISHGWMHAGYPIMIHDTSVGELIDFNNARTKGIWGPIHELGHNQQRGCWEFPSHTTECTCNLWSVYVHEEVLGINRAQAHPAMTLAGRNARAAEYIKGGRKLSDWDTWVALETYLQLQEKFGWDAFKKVFAAYHKMSNFPHDNKGKMNLYAETFSQIVKMNLAGFFKAWGWPIETATEEKLSSLPPWSDHPMTQFD